DNA sequence from the Bacillus alveayuensis genome:
AACCAATTTAACTTCGTATTATGCTTATAATGCACCAATTGTTAATTATCCCTTTTTTCCTCCCAAAGTCGTGTGCGTTCTTCAAAACTCACTTCTTTGTGTATTTGATGCAGCATCCATTGATAGCCGAAAGGGTCAATAAATATGGCATTTGACACTCCGTAATCAGGCATTTCAGTCACCGGTTGCACCTCAGTACAGCCCGCACTGGTCACCTTTGAAAATGTTTCCTTGATGTCAGGAACAAGGATGTTAAACCAAATCGTTTTAGGTTCATCCGGGTTTGGGGCTTTCAACCCGAATTTTGGGTTTTCATCCAACATGTGAAAGCGTACTCCGTATAGGGTAAAAATGACTTCATTTTCACCTTTAGGAAAATCTGTAACCTCAACACGCTCGATATCGAATATTTTTTCGTATAATTCCAATGCTTTCAAGCTGTCTGTAACAACCATATCAATTTCTACTCCAACCATTATGTACACACTCCTTTTATAGCTTCGCTATTTCCTGCTAATACGCAATAAATATGCATTAACTATTGTCATTATATACCTATCATAATCATCACAATGTCTGTGCCAAAATACCTATTAACCGTTTGACTTCTTCCTCTAACTCTTATATACGCTTGTTTTTAGCAATGATAAGGACATCTTTACTTGCATCTGCCATTTCCCTTTTTAACTTGCGTTCAGTATTGATATTTACTTATGTAAAAAAATAATAGA
Encoded proteins:
- a CDS encoding PhnB protein (product_source=KO:K04750; cath_funfam=3.10.180.10; cog=COG2764; ko=KO:K04750; pfam=PF00903; superfamily=54593) gives rise to the protein MVGVEIDMVVTDSLKALELYEKIFDIERVEVTDFPKGENEVIFTLYGVRFHMLDENPKFGLKAPNPDEPKTIWFNILVPDIKETFSKVTSAGCTEVQPVTEMPDYGVSNAIFIDPFGYQWMLHQIHKEVSFEERTRLWEEKRDN